TAACGAAGCTGCTGACACACCCCGACCAGCGCATTCGCATGGAAGCGCAGTTTGAACTCGTCAACCGAAATAAATTAGAAGCTTTAAAGAGTGTTGCCTATGATTCGAAAGATCAGCTGGCCCGCCTGCATGCCATCTGGGGCATCGGTCAACTGGGTCGCAAAACGTCGTCCGCCGTTTCCGGCATTCAAAGCCTACTGAAAGACGCCGACGGCGAAGTCCGCGGGCAGACCGCAAAAGTGATCGGCGAAGCAGATTTCAAAGCCGCCGTGCCGGCTCTCATCGAACTGGTTTCTGATCCGAATGCCCGCGTGCAATATTTCGCGACAGTGGCACTGGGAAATCTCGAAGCCGCCGATGCGATTCCCGCGTTATTTGATCTGCTCAAGAAAAATAACAATGACGACCCGATGCTGCGACACGCGGCGATTCTAGCGTTGGCACGAATCGGAGACGCCGAACAGCTGATTGCCGCCGCGAATAATGAATCAGCGGCCGTACGACTGGGAGCCGTCGTAGCGCTCCGCCGGCTGAAACGCAAAGAGGTGGGTCTGTTCCTGCAGGATTCTGACCCACTGGTGGTGTTGGAAGCAGCTCGTGCAATCAACGACGCCCCCATTCCCGACGCGGTTTCTGATCTGGCAGCCGTTTCGATTCACCCCGACCAATCCGAGGCGTTATTACGTCGTGTGATGAATGCGAACTTCCGTCTGGGTGGTGCTGAAAATGCGGCCGCGGTCGCAAAAATCGCCGCTGACAGTAAAGTGCCTGAAGCACTGCGACTGGAAGCGATTGAAGAACTGAGACAGTGGAACGAGCCCTCTCCACTCGACCGAGTACTGGGACGCTGGCAGCCGATTGAAAACCGAAAACCCATCGAACTGACCGGCATCGTCGGCCCCATCGTGCCGGATCTGTTTCAGAGTTCCGAGAAGGTCAAAACCGCGGGTACGGGACTGGCTGCCAAGTACGGCATTAAGGAAGCCGCTCCGATGCTGGCAGAAATGGTCGCCGATACCAAACGCCCCGTGGATGTGCGTGTCGCCTCTCTAAAAGCGTTGGATAAGCTGGGATACCCCCAGATCACCGACGTCGCCAAGACCGCAATTAAAGATAAGAAAGCAGCCCTGCGAGTGACAGGCCGAAACGTCCTGACCCGACATCAGCCGGAAGCCGCGATCAAAGAATTGGAACAGGCCATTGAAAAAGGCCAGACATCCGAAAAACAGGGCGCCATCGAGACCTTGGCCGAAATGAAACTCCCCGCGGCGACAGACATTTTAGTGCGTTGGATGCAGCGACTTGCCAAAGGCGAGGTTCCCGCTGAAATTCAACTCGACTTACTCAAAGCAGCCAGGCAGAAACAGACTCCCGAACTGGACCAACTGCTGGTGGCCTTCGATCAGAGCCGGCCCAAAGACGATGCAATTTCAGGTTACATTGAAACGCTGTCCGGCGGGAATGCGGCCCGCGGTCGTGAGATCTTTTACGGACGCAGCGATACGTCGTGTCGTCGTTGTCACATGATCAAAAATAACGGCGGTGAAGTTGGCCCCGATTTATCCGGGATCGGCATCGACAAAGATCGGCGTTATCTGCTGGAAGCGATCGTAGCCCCGAATAAAGCAATTGCCAAAGGTTTTGAAACGACCATGCTGGTAACGCTGGACGGTAAAGTCCTGGTGGGAATCGTACGAAAAGAAGACGATAAAGAACTCGTATTGATGGATGCGAAAGGGACGATCACGCGCGTCTTGAAAGCAGACATTGATGAACGGGCATCGGGAAAGTCAGCCATGCCCGAAGAGATTGTCAAACAACTCAGCAAAGACGATTTGCGCGATCTGGTGGAATTTTTGAGTCGTCAGAAACAAAAAAAGAAAGCGACTTCCACTAAACATGAGGGTTGATCGTTGGTTGTTTCCGCAGAAAGATATTTATAAAATCGCCTCCTTGTTTTGCGTGGGACTGCTGGCTAAAATGAAGACATAATGAAACAGAGAAATAAGCCTCTGCCTTGTTGATTCAAAATCGTGAGTTGACCCTACAAATATTAAACTGGGGACCCCCGAAATTCGGCTGCGTGTATATCCGGTATATCCGGCTCACACAACCCGGGTTATCAGGTCCCCACTTTGCAATCACGGGTTCTAATATACCCGCGTCTGAATCACTTGGTGGAGGTTTTTTCATGGGCTTATTCGACCAGCAGGAATCCAGCAATCTGGAAAAAGCCAAGCCGCTGGCAGCCCGTATGCGTCCCGCTTCGCTGGAAGAATTTGCCGGACAGCAGCATTTTCTGGGTGAAGGAAAGTTACTCCGCCGCATCCTGGCTGCAGACCGGATTGGCTCACTGATTTTTTACGGCTCTCCCGGCACCGGAAAGACGTCGCTCGCTGAACTCATCGCCCGCCAGTCGCATCGCCGTTTTGAAGCACTGAACGCCGCATCCGCCGGGATCAAAGAGGTCCGCGCCGCCCTCGACCGGGCACGCAACGAACTGGCCACCGGCGGAAAACAGACGATTTTGTTCATCGACGAGCTGCATCATTTCAGTAAAGTCCAGCAGGATGTCCTGTTACCCGATGTCGAATCGGGGGTCGTTTCCTTAATTGGTGCGACGACCTCAAATCCGTTTTTCTCGCTGGTTTCGGCGCTCATCAGCCGCAGTCAGATCTTTGAATTTCAGCCGTTGACTGCGGAGGAAATTCTGACG
This window of the Gimesia fumaroli genome carries:
- a CDS encoding PVC-type heme-binding CxxCH protein, with protein sequence MLPVHCLKLSSLIRVPVAAVCLLSLFGMQSGFAETPYTPAIAEASKEGAQAIQGFRVPKGMTVSLFAAEPLLANPVAFCIDEQGRFYVAETFRQGKGVEDNRGHMNWLHDDLAAETLEDRMAFFKKHLKDGVKEYAREHDRIRLVEDRDQDGKADHASVFADGFNGILEGTGAGILARGGYVYYTCIPHVWKLSDTANEGKATLREKLSSGYGIRVAFRGHDLHGLKLGPDGRLYFSIGDRGYNIKTKEGKHLFRPDTGAVFRCNLDGTELEEFAYGLRNPQELTFDDYGNLFTGDNNSDSGDKARWVYVVEGGDTGWRMYYQYLSDRGPFNREKIWHPAHKGQPAYMVPPVINLADGPSGLVHYPGVGLSDRYKDHFFLADFRGTPSRSGIRSFAVKPKGASFELTDSHEFIWQILATDVDFGYDGSLYVSDWVNGWNGLGKGRIYEFTDTEHAKAAKAAHSATLMKAGFSQRSVKELTKLLTHPDQRIRMEAQFELVNRNKLEALKSVAYDSKDQLARLHAIWGIGQLGRKTSSAVSGIQSLLKDADGEVRGQTAKVIGEADFKAAVPALIELVSDPNARVQYFATVALGNLEAADAIPALFDLLKKNNNDDPMLRHAAILALARIGDAEQLIAAANNESAAVRLGAVVALRRLKRKEVGLFLQDSDPLVVLEAARAINDAPIPDAVSDLAAVSIHPDQSEALLRRVMNANFRLGGAENAAAVAKIAADSKVPEALRLEAIEELRQWNEPSPLDRVLGRWQPIENRKPIELTGIVGPIVPDLFQSSEKVKTAGTGLAAKYGIKEAAPMLAEMVADTKRPVDVRVASLKALDKLGYPQITDVAKTAIKDKKAALRVTGRNVLTRHQPEAAIKELEQAIEKGQTSEKQGAIETLAEMKLPAATDILVRWMQRLAKGEVPAEIQLDLLKAARQKQTPELDQLLVAFDQSRPKDDAISGYIETLSGGNAARGREIFYGRSDTSCRRCHMIKNNGGEVGPDLSGIGIDKDRRYLLEAIVAPNKAIAKGFETTMLVTLDGKVLVGIVRKEDDKELVLMDAKGTITRVLKADIDERASGKSAMPEEIVKQLSKDDLRDLVEFLSRQKQKKKATSTKHEG